The window GGCGCCGGCGATGCGCTGCACCGTGGCGTGCTGCTGCGCCCGCGCCACCGCCGGCTGGAGCAGCTTGGAGCCGCTCATCTCGTAGTTGAGCCCGAGCTGGTAGTCGGAGCTGAGGTACGCCGGCCCCTGGCCGAACGACTGCGCCCCGATGCGCTGCTGGCCCGCCGCCGTGTAGCCGAACGACGTGCTGGCGCTGGCGCCGGGGATGAAGTCGGCGCGTGCCGCCCTCACCGCGTAGCGCGCGGTGCGCAGGTCGTTGGCGGTCGAGAGCAGGTCCGGGTTGTTCTCGCGGGCGATGGCGACCGCCTGCTCGACGGTGAGCGACGGCGGCGCGGCCGCAGGCGCCGACTGCGCGGCAGCGGCGCAGGGCGCGAGCGCCGCGAGGGAGAGTGCGAAGGCGCCGGCGCGCCGGAGTGAAGCGGTCATGGCTCTGTTCACGGAGGGAGTTCTACAGGTACCAACGAGAGCGGGTGCGAGCGCGGAACGAAACCGCACTACGCACCCGCCCCGCGGAAGTTTCAGGCGCCGGCGGGATGCGGCATCACGGCGTGGAGCAGCAGGGCGCCGCCCACCTTGAGCACCAGGAAGAGCACGATCACGATGGCCGCCGACGAGTACCACGAGCGCTTGCGGTTGATCGCCGCCACCCCGATGCCGATCACCACGAGCGTCCACACGGTGAACAGGTCCAGGTTGGTGAGGATCTGGTACAGCACGCCCTTGTGGTCCAGGCTCGGGGCCAGCAGGTGCAGGCCGGGCGAGAGCGCCAGGTCGCCGCTCTGGATCTGGAGCGGGATGATGGCGATGAGGCCCAGCAGGAAGATGAACATCGCGTGCGTGACCACGGCCATGTACTGGCGGAACTTCGCCACGCCGCCCATGGCCATCGAGAAGACCAGCGTGAGGATGCCGGCCGACAGGAAGGTCACGATCATCTGCGAGATGGGCCCGATCACCACGCCCAGCACCTGGTTGGTCTTCGCCGCCTGCGCCAGCATCTCGTCGGGCGGAGCCTGGCCGCCGGCCTCCACGATCTGGCTGCGGATGAAGTCGATCCACATCTGCTGCGGGATGATGAACATCTGCGCCACGACGCAGATGGCGATCAGGGCCATGAGCAGCAGCAGGGTGCCGCCCCACGGCGAGTCCTCTTCGGTGAACGTCGAGAAGAGCTTGCCCGGCGACACGAACGTCTGGCCGATGCGGCTGAGCAGCGGCGGCGGCGCCTCGTCGGTGGCCGGCTGGTCGATCGGCGCGGAAGTGGAGATGTTCGACATGGGTCGGTTGCCTAGAAGGGAGCGTGGAGGTGGGAGATGCTCTCCCGGGGGGGAATGCCGGAATATAACTCTTGGCGGGAAACGTGTAAACAGGTCCGCTTGCCAGAGTTGAGGGCTCCCGGCCCGCCTTCCCGCGCGTCCTGTCCAGCCGGCCGGACGAGCCCTCCGCCACATCCTACACCGTCGCGTAGCGTCGGGATCGAGCGGCTTCTGCAGCGACGCTGCCGGACGCTGTGCGCCGGAAGCGCCGCGGAGTCCCGCCCGCATGCGGCGGGGGGACGAAGGGCACGGCTGCGGCTGCTTCTGCGGAACGGGTGCTCGGGAAGTCCGAGCGGGCGGTCTTCTCGGGTGAAGCATGAATATAAACGATTCCGGAGCCGCGGGGCAGTCTCTTGGACGACTGTGCACCGGGCGTCATCTCCCGTCCGCGGACGTGGTCCGGACGCAGCGCCGTGCATCTACCGTGCAGGTCTGTTCGCGCAGTTCGGCGGCGGGAGGGTCTCGGAAAGGGATCGGCGGAGGCGGGCTGGACTGCCGGGGATCGGGCGCGCGTGGTCATCGGCGGGGAACCTCTCTCCGGAAGCCGCGAAACTCGCCTCGGGCTCGGACAGACGCGGCTTCCTCCGAGAGATCCCCCACCTCCTCCCGACGAGCATTCGTGCTGCCGTCGGACGGGGTGCGGCGATGGATGATGCGCTCCGAGCTGCGGCCGCATCGGCAGCTACGCATCTCCGTAGACGCGTTCGGAGATGCGCATCTGGATACGAAACGGGCCGGACATCGGTGGATGCCCGGCCCGCTCGCCTCGTTCACATCTGCCGCAACTTCGTCTACAACGCGATCTCGCGGCCTTCCTCGCCGGACTGGTAGATCGCGGCGACGAGCTTCATGAGCGCGGCGTGCTCGGCGGGGGCGGCGGCGGTGCGGATGCCGCGGATGACCTCCACGAAATGCTGCAGCTCGTTGCGGTAAGAGGCGGTGAACAGGTTCTCGCGCCCCGGCGGGACCTGCGGCGTGACGTTGAGCAGCCCGGCGTCGCTGTCCTTGAACACCGCCAGCGGGTCCAGCGAGCCAGACCCGGCGGAGCCCAGCAGGTGCAGGAACTGGCGGTCGCGCTCGGCCCGCAGGTTCCAGGTGACCTCCAGGTTGATCAGCCGGTCGCCCTCCAGCCGCAGCATCAGCGCGGCGGAGTCTTCCACCTCGCTGCCGCGATCGCGGTGCATGTGCGCGGCCACCCGCTCGGGCCGGGGATAGCCCATGAGCCAGAGCGCCAGGTCCAGCATCTGCACGCCCAGGTCCATGAAGGCGCCGCCGCCCGCGCCCTTGCGCTCGCGCCACGAGCGGCCCCGCGCGCGGCCCTCGCGGCGCTTGAGCCAGCCGGCCTTGAGGTAGTACACGTCGCCCAGCTCACCGCTGCCCACGAACGACTTGAGCGACGCCGCGTCGGGCCGGAAGCGCTGGTTCATGGCCACGAGCAGGCGGCCGGACGCGCCCTCCTCGGCCAGGATGCGCTCCACGCCTTCGGGAGTGAGCGCGAGCGGCTTCTCGCAGAGCACGTGCTTGCCGGCGCGGAGGGCGGCGCGGACGTGCTCCTCGTGCGCGTCGCTGGGGGTGCAGACCACCACGCCGCGGACGGTCTCGTCGTCCCACACCTCGTCGAGCGTGCGGGCGACGCCCTCCACGCCGAAGCGGCCGGCGATGGTGCGGGCGCGCACCGCGTCGGTGTCGAAGACGGAGGCGAGCTGCACGCCGCGCATGCGCGACAGGATGGGCAGGTGCACCACCTGCGCGATGGCGCCTGCGCCCAGCACGGCGATGCGCACGGGCGAGCGGGCGGGGCTCACTGCGGCTCTCCGCGCGAGGGGGTGGTGCGCGCCCCGGGCGACGTGGGCGAGAAGTTGATGCTGCCGCCCACGGTGATGCTGGCGTAGCGCGTGTTGCTGGTCAGCACCGCGCGTCCCTCGGTGAAGACGCGCAGCCCGGAGAAGAGCGGAAGCTCGAGCCCCGCGTTCAGGTCGGCGCCGGGGCTGATGGCGTCGAGGATCTGCTCCACGAAGGTGCCCTCGATCGCGTTGCCCTGGCCGTTGATGAGGTGCAGGGCGCCGCCCGCGCCCAGGAAGAAGACGAGCGGCGTGCGAGTGTGGTAGGTGCCTTGAGCATCCAGCCCCAGCGCCAGGTCGCTGAGCCGCACGGTGCCCAGGTCCAGCAGCGGGCAGTTCGTGCTCTGCTGCATGCACAGCTCCTGGATCTCCTTCGCGAAGCGCTCCACTTCCGCCTTGCGGTAGCGGGAAGACCAGTAGGTGAGCGAGGGCACGATGCGCACGTTGGGCGCCAGGCGGCCCAGGTCGGCGCGGCCGGTGTAGACGGTGGCCGGCTCCAGCCGCGACGGCCAGATGCGGCCCACGTCCACGCCCAGGCCCCGGAAGGCGAGGGTCTGGAAGCCGTAGCCGGTGTCGCGGCGCTGGGCGGCCGCGGGCGCGGCGGCCAGCGCGAGCAGGAGCGGCAGCCAGGCCAGCGGTCGGCGCATCGCGTTCTCCCGGCGGGGTGTGGTGTGCGTCAGGTGAGGAACGCTCCGGTTCAGTAGAGGCGCGTGATCTGCGCGCCGCGGTAGTAAGCGGCGAGGATGGTGCGGTAGTCCTGCCCGGCGCGGGCGCGGCCCATCGCCCCCACCTGGCACATGCCGATGCCGTGGCCCCACCCGCCGCCGTCCGCCACGACTTCCGAGACGGCGCCCGTTGCGTCGCGGCTCACGGATACGTCGAACTTGGCGCTGTTGAGCACGGCGCCGCCGGGGGTGAGCAGGATCCAGCGCACGCGGTCCTTGCCCACGGTGAAGCTGCCCGCGTCGGTGGAGATGACCATGCGGGCCACGCGGCCGGACTGCGTGCGCTGCGTCACGCGCACGTCGCGGATCTGGTTGATGCGGGTTCCGCGAGGCATCGAGTCCGCGAGCGTGCGGTTCAGGATGTCGGTCAGCTGCTGCGCCGTCCACCGCTCCGTCCAGTGGAAGCGCGACGAGAACGAGTCGTACGCCTGGCCGGTGGCGGGGTCCACGTCCACCACGCTGCGCAGGTACGGCAGCGCCGGCTCGTTCCACACCTCGTCGATGGCGGCGGTGCGGCCGGCGCAGGTGGAGTGGTAGTAGGCCAGGATCGGCTGGCCGGCGTAGGCCAGGATCTCGCCGCGGGTGGCGCGGACGGCCTCGTTCACGGCGGGCACCTCCACCGCCACGCCGCCGTAGACCTGGTCGGCCACCGTGGGCAGCACGTCGAAGCCCTGCGCGGCGCGGCGGCCCAGGTAGCGCACGGCGTACGTGCGCGCCGCCACCGCTTGCGCCTTGGCCGCTTCCGGGATCTGCGAGCCGGTCGTCCCCAGCTCGCTCGGGACCACGCCCTGGAGGTAGCTCTCCATGTCCAGCCGGTTCACCGCCGTGAGCCCGCGCGTGCGGCCGGGCTGGACGACGAGCTGCCCGCGGTACTGCGTGTTGCCGAGCGAGAGGAGGCCGTCCGTTCCGTTGGGCGAGACGGTGAGCGGGAGCGCGAACGTCCCGGCCCGCGCGCCATCCAACGTGAGCGATGCCGAGCCGCCGGAGAGCGCGAAGATAGCGCGGCTGCCCGCGTTCGCGCTGGCGACCTGGCGGCCGGAGTTGTCGCGGACGACCATACCCGCCGTGGAGCCGATCGTCACCGCGTCCGTGTCCACCGCGAGGCCCACGCGGAGGCTGGTCGCGCCCGCGGCCGACGGGTTCTCCACCGCGACCTCGGCCGAGTCGGCCGGGGGCTCGACGACGGCGCCGGTGCTGTCCGCCGGCTGCTGCGTGCGGGGGCGGGGGATGGGGTGCGGGCCCGGAGGAAACCTCTCGTGCACCGTGGTGGACGACGCGCAGGCGGCGGTGAGCGCCAGCGCGGCGGCCGCGGCGGCGCTACGCCAGCGCGGAGCGGAGCGCGTCACGGGCGCGGGAGAGGGTTTCCTCGACATCGGCATCGGTGTGGGCGGTGGACAGGAAGCCGGCCTCGAAGGCCGACGGCGCGAAGAAGACGCCGCGGTCCAGCGCCGCATGGAAGAAGCGCCGGAAGAGCGCCACGTCGGCGCGCTTGGCGTCGTCGAAGCTCCGCACCGGGCCTTCAGCAAAGAACACGCCCCACATCGACCCGAAGCTGCCCCCGGTGGCCGGGACGCCCGCCTCGGCCGCGTTGGCGAGGAGGCCTTCGACGAGCCGCCGCGTGCGCATCTCGAGCGCAGGGTACGGGTCCTCGTCGCGCAGGATGCGCAGCTGCGCGAGGCCGGCCGCCATCGCCAGCGGGTTGCCGCTCAGCGTGCCAGCCTGGTAGACGGGGCCCACCGGCGCCACCCAGTCCATCACGTCGCGCCGGCCGCCGTACGCGCCCACGGGCAGCCCGCCGCCGATCACCTTGCCCAGCGTGGTCAGGTCCGGCCGGATGCCCCACCGCTCCTGCGCGCCGCCGGGTGCCACGCGGAAGCCCGTCATCACCTCGTCGAACACCAGCAGCGCGCCGTCCGCCTCCGTGATGCGGCGGAGCTCGGCCAGGAAGCCGTCGTCCGGGGCGATGAAGCCGGCGTTGCCGACGACGGGCTCCAGGATCACCGCGGCGACGCGGCCCGCGTGAATGCGGAAGATCTCCTCCACCGCGGCCAGGTCGTTGAACGGCGCGGTGAGCGTGAGCTTCGACAGCTCCTCCGGCACACCAGGGGAGTTGGGGAGGCCCAGCGTGGCGACGCCGGAGCCGGCTTTCACCAGGAAGGAGTCGCCGTGCCCGTGGTAGCAGCCGTCGAACTTGAGGATCAGCTCGCGGCCCGTGAAGCCGCGCGCCAGCCGGATCGCGCTCATCGTCGCCTCGGTGCCGCTGTTCACGAAGCGCACGCGCTCCATGGACGGGACGAACCGCCGGACCTCCTCCGCGAGCACCACCTCCGCCTCGGTCGGCGCGCCGTACGAGGTGCCGCGGGTGGCGGCGTCGCGGACGGCCTCGACCACGGCGGGGTGCGCGTGGCCCAGGATCAGCGGGCCCCACGACAGCACGTAGTCCAGGTACTCGTTGCCGTCCACGTCCCACAGCCGCGCCCCGGCGGCGCGCGCCACGAAGAACGGGTCGCCGCCCACCGAGCGGAACGCGCGCACGGGCGAGTTCACCCCGCCCGGCGTCACCTCGCTCGCGCGGCGGAACAGCTCCGCCGACCTGCCGGTCTCCCTCATCTCGATCCCGCTCCCTCCGATGGCGGATGCGTCTCCCATCCGACGCGATGCTTCGCTTCCGGCGCATCTCCCTTCACCGGCTACGTCCAGTCTTGCTGCCCCAAACCGTCCTCACGCGGAGACGCGGAGATCGCGGAGAACAGCTCGCTTCTCCGGTAGTTCTCCGCGTCCTCCGCGGCTCCGCGTGAGCCACGCCGTTCCCCGGCCACCGCTTACGAGCGGAAGTTGCCGAAGTTGAGCTCCAGGCCGAAATCCTCCTTCTTGAGCATGGCGATCACCGCCTGCAGCTCGTCGATGGAGGGCGAGGTCACACGCACCTGCTCGTCCTGGATCTGCGCGTTCACCTTCTTGAACCCCGCGGCCTTGATCGCTTTCACGATCTCCTTGCCCTTCTCCACCGAGATGCCCTGCGTGAGCGTGATCGTCTGCCGCACGGTGCCCAGCGACGCCGAGTCGACCTCGCCGAAGTCCAGGTTGCGGATGGAGACGCCGCGCTTGATCAGCTTGCTCTCCAGGATGTCGACCAGCGCCTTCAGCTTGTACTCGTCGTCGGCGTGCAGCTTGAGCGTGCCGTCCTTCTTGCTCAGCTCGATCTCGGCCGTGGCGCCCTTGAAGTCGAAGCGCTGCGCCACTTCCTTCACGACCTGGTTGACTGCGTTGTCGACTTCCTGGAGGTCCACTTCCGAGGTGATGTCGAACGTAGAGGATTTGGCCATGGCTATCCGTGGGAAGAGTTTCGGGTTGCGCGCACGAATCTAGGCCGGGCCGCGCGGGCGATGCAAGCCGCCACAACGAGAAGCGGGCAGACCGCATCGGGTCCGCCCGCATTTCGTTCATCTATCGTCAGACCGCTTCACGTCTCGGGAGATGCACGGCTGGCGACGTTCTTCCCGTCCCCGTCGCATCTCCGCCGATGCGATGCTTGCCGCGCATCAGCCGGGATTCCGATCATTGCGCATCTTCCAACGATGCTTCGCGCCCAGGATCAGCCGGTACGCGCGCATCTACAGAACACCCGGCGTGATGCGCATCTCCCGAATGTGCAGGGAGATGCGCATCTTCCGAAGCCGCTACTGGTCGAAGACCTGGGTACCGGCGGGCGGCGTGAAGGCGAAGACCGACTCGGCGATGGGAGCGTTGATGCGCACGTTGCGCAGCTCCACGCGGCGGACGGACTCGTTCTCCTCGGTCATCTCGAAGCGGCGCACCATGTAGTCCGCCTTGTCCACCCAGATTCGCAGCACCTTGTACTGGGAGGCGCGCTTCGGCACCAGCGTGAGCGCCCACACGGCCCGGCCGCCCACCACGTCCGACCCGTTGAGCGTGGCGACGTAGCGCGAGTTCGGGTTGGACAGGAACTGCTGCTGGAAGTCGGCCTGACCCGCGCTCCCTGCCGAGGCGCGGATCACCTGGTGGCGGTCGGTGCTGGGCGTGTAGATCCAGAAGTGGCGCCCGTCGGCCACCATCAGGTCGCCGGCTGGGTTGGTGAAACGCATGGCGAAGCGGTCCGGGCGGCGCTGGTACAGCTTGCCCGTGCTGCGCTGCGTCTGGTTGATGAGCGGCACCGTGAGCGTCTGCGTGAAGTCCGCCTCCATGCTGCGGATGCCGGCCGCGACCTGCGCCACGCGGTTCAGGATGCGCGACGCCTCGCCGGGGGCCGCCTCGCCGCTGCGGACCGCGTCGCCCGTGGGGCTGACCGGGGCCTCGGCGGCGGCGCGGGCGCGGGTATCCGCTTCGGCCGCGGCGGCGGGGTCGTTCACACGTAGCTTGGGAATGTCCGCGGCCGCCATCCCGCCGATGTCGGTGGCG is drawn from Longimicrobiaceae bacterium and contains these coding sequences:
- a CDS encoding YajQ family cyclic di-GMP-binding protein; this translates as MAKSSTFDITSEVDLQEVDNAVNQVVKEVAQRFDFKGATAEIELSKKDGTLKLHADDEYKLKALVDILESKLIKRGVSIRNLDFGEVDSASLGTVRQTITLTQGISVEKGKEIVKAIKAAGFKKVNAQIQDEQVRVTSPSIDELQAVIAMLKKEDFGLELNFGNFRS
- the hemL gene encoding glutamate-1-semialdehyde 2,1-aminomutase — protein: MRETGRSAELFRRASEVTPGGVNSPVRAFRSVGGDPFFVARAAGARLWDVDGNEYLDYVLSWGPLILGHAHPAVVEAVRDAATRGTSYGAPTEAEVVLAEEVRRFVPSMERVRFVNSGTEATMSAIRLARGFTGRELILKFDGCYHGHGDSFLVKAGSGVATLGLPNSPGVPEELSKLTLTAPFNDLAAVEEIFRIHAGRVAAVILEPVVGNAGFIAPDDGFLAELRRITEADGALLVFDEVMTGFRVAPGGAQERWGIRPDLTTLGKVIGGGLPVGAYGGRRDVMDWVAPVGPVYQAGTLSGNPLAMAAGLAQLRILRDEDPYPALEMRTRRLVEGLLANAAEAGVPATGGSFGSMWGVFFAEGPVRSFDDAKRADVALFRRFFHAALDRGVFFAPSAFEAGFLSTAHTDADVEETLSRARDALRSALA
- the lolA gene encoding outer membrane lipoprotein chaperone LolA, yielding MMMHAVLALALAACSRPETPSPQRQAQSAPRADSVTLMNGRRMPINPDSLHATDIGGMAAADIPKLRVNDPAAAAEADTRARAAAEAPVSPTGDAVRSGEAAPGEASRILNRVAQVAAGIRSMEADFTQTLTVPLINQTQRSTGKLYQRRPDRFAMRFTNPAGDLMVADGRHFWIYTPSTDRHQVIRASAGSAGQADFQQQFLSNPNSRYVATLNGSDVVGGRAVWALTLVPKRASQYKVLRIWVDKADYMVRRFEMTEENESVRRVELRNVRINAPIAESVFAFTPPAGTQVFDQ
- a CDS encoding SpoIID/LytB domain-containing protein, which encodes MTRSAPRWRSAAAAAALALTAACASSTTVHERFPPGPHPIPRPRTQQPADSTGAVVEPPADSAEVAVENPSAAGATSLRVGLAVDTDAVTIGSTAGMVVRDNSGRQVASANAGSRAIFALSGGSASLTLDGARAGTFALPLTVSPNGTDGLLSLGNTQYRGQLVVQPGRTRGLTAVNRLDMESYLQGVVPSELGTTGSQIPEAAKAQAVAARTYAVRYLGRRAAQGFDVLPTVADQVYGGVAVEVPAVNEAVRATRGEILAYAGQPILAYYHSTCAGRTAAIDEVWNEPALPYLRSVVDVDPATGQAYDSFSSRFHWTERWTAQQLTDILNRTLADSMPRGTRINQIRDVRVTQRTQSGRVARMVISTDAGSFTVGKDRVRWILLTPGGAVLNSAKFDVSVSRDATGAVSEVVADGGGWGHGIGMCQVGAMGRARAGQDYRTILAAYYRGAQITRLY
- a CDS encoding YIP1 family protein; the encoded protein is MSNISTSAPIDQPATDEAPPPLLSRIGQTFVSPGKLFSTFTEEDSPWGGTLLLLMALIAICVVAQMFIIPQQMWIDFIRSQIVEAGGQAPPDEMLAQAAKTNQVLGVVIGPISQMIVTFLSAGILTLVFSMAMGGVAKFRQYMAVVTHAMFIFLLGLIAIIPLQIQSGDLALSPGLHLLAPSLDHKGVLYQILTNLDLFTVWTLVVIGIGVAAINRKRSWYSSAAIVIVLFLVLKVGGALLLHAVMPHPAGA
- a CDS encoding Gfo/Idh/MocA family oxidoreductase, with amino-acid sequence MSPARSPVRIAVLGAGAIAQVVHLPILSRMRGVQLASVFDTDAVRARTIAGRFGVEGVARTLDEVWDDETVRGVVVCTPSDAHEEHVRAALRAGKHVLCEKPLALTPEGVERILAEEGASGRLLVAMNQRFRPDAASLKSFVGSGELGDVYYLKAGWLKRREGRARGRSWRERKGAGGGAFMDLGVQMLDLALWLMGYPRPERVAAHMHRDRGSEVEDSAALMLRLEGDRLINLEVTWNLRAERDRQFLHLLGSAGSGSLDPLAVFKDSDAGLLNVTPQVPPGRENLFTASYRNELQHFVEVIRGIRTAAAPAEHAALMKLVAAIYQSGEEGREIAL